In a single window of the Lodderomyces elongisporus chromosome 4, complete sequence genome:
- the RMD9 gene encoding Protein rmd9, mitochondrial → MFRLVNTSQGLRPALISKFKHAKTGGTNPSPFSTTTTNAPTNTTPTSNSKYESTFQFKRAQSTVAPPATVATTIQTPSSQNAAANPYRSKLDSFSRIYHVPNHVVGRRTEKIDHTATDEMATLILDENFRNQMTETDLYRYAASIYSAAIAVRRQRLEMSRNRDRDNAASFGDDLKYQSAAIALAESIAAGEFPQQVSARTLFKVFATLMQFKLNDEIMNLWETGVAQSEGEDLGDIGKMYLDHTVLSVVLEVAYDSKRFSYEEILRIYEMSLVENEPIHPYLLERIGQIAIKHGDHARGLDCLEQLMNNYENNPRARSILGALSQIHIAFIGNCKDTIIAKRFFEKAVDESDHLPYTILLKAPYVVSFLQNCNASGDSFENIVDMWSRVCQFYIKRREEQPSRMVTINSGLFKILFDKYPEPSMEAMKLMKLTFAKCKNINEHFLNTLISHMPWKDRTLVNDVVSAYDKFKVPKSVVSHRIILKNAGNVEYTPEEILTLWNQLLLKLDSEGYKYIANADWAAIRSATIFSEQFKSPERDCLYYSIVRTYKNYMQHDEAALRFLRATVRDATVYKQISRITTEENPTFEINYDIEVPEFKNLKENTNYPKVTKKVTDANPNLL, encoded by the coding sequence ATGTTCAGATTAGTCAACACATCGCAGGGTCTTAGACCAGCGTTGATATCAAAATTCAAACATGCAAAAACGGGTGGCACGAACCCTTCGCCATTCAGTACCACAACCACTAATGCCCCAACTAATACCACGCCCACATCTAACTCAAAGTATGAGAGcacttttcaatttaaGCGTGCACAATCTACTGTTGCCCCACCTGCTACTGTAGCCACTACTATCCAAACACCCTCATCTCAGAATGCTGCAGCCAACCCTTATAGATCCAAGTTAGACTCTTTTAGTCGTATATACCATGTCCCTAACCATGTGGTGGGGCGAAGGACCGAAAAGATAGACCACACAGCCACAGATGAGATGGCCACACTTATTCTTGACGAAAACTTTAGAAACCAAATGACAGAAACCGACCTTTACCGATACGCGGCCAGTATCTATAGTGCAGCCATTGCAGTGAGAAGACAAAGATTGGAGATGTCCAGAAATAGAGATAGAGATAATGCAGCTTCATTTGGCGACGACTTGAAATACCAATCGGCTGCAATTGCTCTTGCGGAATCCATTGCCGCTGGAGAATTTCCTCAACAAGTCTCAGCCAGAACTTTGTTCAAAGTATTTGCCACCTTGATGCAATTCAAGCTTAACGATGAGATAATGAATCTTTGGGAGACTGGGGTTGCTCAGTCTGAAGGAGAGGATTTGGGTGATATTGGCAAAATGTACTTGGACCACACGGTTTTGTCTGTTGTTCTTGAAGTTGCTTATGACTCCAAGAGATTTTCGTACGAAGAAATCTTGCGCATTTACGAGATGAGTTTAGTGGAAAATGAGCCAATACACCCATACTTGTTGGAAAGGATTGGTCAAATTGCTATTAAGCACGGAGACCATGCTAGGGGTTTGGACTGTCTTGAACAATTGATGAATAATTATGAAAATAACCCAAGAGCTCGCTCGATTCTTGGTGCATTATCGCAAATTCATATTGCATTTATTGGAAACTGTAAAGACACCATTATTGCCAAAAGGTTCTTTGAAAAAGCCGTTGATGAAAGCGATCACTTGCCATATACCATTTTGTTGAAGGCTCCTTATGTGGTGTCGTTTTTACAAAACTGTAATGCACTGGGAGATTCATTTGAGAATATTGTTGATATGTGGAGCCGTGTTTGTCAATTCTACATCAAGCGTAGAGAAGAACAACCTTCGAGGATGGTTACTATCAACTCTGGATTGTTCAAGATCCTTTTCGACAAGTACCCCGAACCAAGCATGGAGGCCATGAAATTGATGAAGTTgacttttgcaaaatgcaaGAATATCAATGAACATTTTTTAAACACTTTGATTTCGCACATGCCATGGAAAGACAGAACTTTGGTCAATGATGTTGTAAGCGCATACGATAAGTTTAAGGTCCCTAAAAGTGTTGTTTCGCATAGAATTATCTTGAAAAATGCGGGAAATGTTGAATATACACCAGAAGAAATTTTGACTCTTTGGAATCAATTGTTATTGAAATTGGATAGTGAAGGTTACAAGTATATTGCCAATGCTGATTGGGCTGCTATTAGACTGGCCACAATCTTTTCAGAGCAATTCAAATCACCCGAAAGAGATTGCTTGTACTACTCGATTGTTAGAACTTACAAGAATTATATGCAACACGATGAGGCTGCCTTGAGGTTCCTTAGGGCTACAGTCAGGGATGCTACAGTATATAAGCAAATTTCAAGAATAACTACTGAGGAAAATCCAACATTTGAAATTAACTACGACATAGAAGTTCCTGAGTTCAAGAacttgaaagaaaataccAATTACCCAAAAGTCACAAAAAAAGTAACTGATGCTAATCCAAACTTGTTGTAA
- the PRP5 gene encoding pre-mRNA processing RNA-helicase, with amino-acid sequence MTLPSGDSSITNNTNQTLNEDEKRRLRREKLAALRQKKLAEAQNGEGNKRQEGNGNGTGQGTGNVAADLTTKRNEKQKVENSFAKSNSTSIDHSSTETQATSLEEKQRLLLKRQGQRIEDWKKNRSADTASHFPQRAKENLSHTRIAITKKSTFKLPKIKRNNNKRVFGFVNEDKEGGGGKEEEDEEEEFTKKKILKIANDDARDYLNYGEKFRKPVSEEAEDDLDQFIESISKSESFVDNNNGGKQVQEQNVEEEKQQQQQQQLEQEQEQEQEQLEKLPRYLAVNNNNNEDTDEVYRYEEDFDDEFDEDDEDDINKRLSAKLNKLQNTAKELKEIDHTSIEYPKFRKHFYQVPFEMSTMDNRELDMLRLELDNVRARGKNVPPPFLTWGQLLMPESVMSVIQNDLGFAKPSPIQCQAIPIVLSGRDMIGVAKTGSGKTLSYVLPMVRHIQDQSFPKPGEGPIGLVLSPTRELALQIEKEILKFSSTMDLKVCCCYGGSNIENQISELKRGVNVIVATPGRLIDLLAANGGRITTLRRTTFVVLDEADRMFDMGFEPQIQKIFTQIRPDKQTVLFSATFPRKLEQLAKKVLHNPIEIIVGGVSVVASEISQEIILFEDTDQLMNHKIQKLEDILSRFFDLGKNTGKVLVFVEKQTDADKLVSVLLKKAIPCIAIHGGKDQIDRKHAIREFSDDQSGINVLIATSIAARGLDVRNLDLVVNFEPPSHLEDYVHRVGRTGRAGKHGEAITFVDNTQEKEISILVKALKMSSRAVDSKLQEIADKFMKKIESGEEKRSSGFGGKGLEKLQNVRETNMQLQKKMFGNFKKEDGKKSHRDLSEQVDYFGSSSSSSSFPSSSNTTTTTTTTSTASAIEIPTFEIIEGNSPETSGPDKCKFYCRVTINDLPQKVRWGIVQRESLSKIIEASKTSITTRGQFYPPQSKQTPTNDQPKLYLLIEGLTRKAVEEAAVLIRDKMLQGVEAMRLDNHSAPTGRYVV; translated from the coding sequence ATGACCTTACCAAGTGGTGATTCTTCTATAACTAATAATACTAACCAAACAttaaatgaagatgaaaagcGAAGGTTAAGAAGGGAAAAGCTTGCTGCTTTAAGGCAAAAGAAACTAGCAGAGGCACAAAATGGAGAAGGAAATAAAAGGCAGgaaggaaatggaaatggaactGGTCAAGGGACCGGGAATGTAGCTGCAGATTTGACtaccaaaagaaatgaaaagcaGAAAGTGGAAAATTCATTTGCAAAACTGAACTCAACTTCTATAGACCACTCATCAACTGAGACACAAGCTACTTCGCTAGAAGAGAAGCAACGCTTATTACTAAAAAGACAGGGACAGAGAATCGAGGattggaagaaaaacagaTCAGCAGATACAGCTTCTCATTTTCCACAGCGTGCAAAAGAGAATTTGTCTCATACACGAATTGCTATTACAAAAAAGTCTACCTTCAAGTTACCCAAgattaaaagaaataataataaacgAGTTTTTGGTTTCGTGAACGAAGacaaagaaggaggaggaggaaaggaggaagaagatgaagaggaagaatttacgaaaaaaaagattttgaaaattgcaaatgatGATGCAAGAGATTATTTAAACTATGGTGAAAAATTCCGCAAGCCAGTACTGGAAGAAGCGGAGGATGATCTTGATCAATTTATCGAATCCATCAGCAAGTCAGAAAGTTTTGTAGATAACAACAACGGTGGCAAACAAGTACAGGAACAAAAcgttgaagaagagaagcagcagcagcagcagcagcaactagaacaagaacaagaacaggaacaggaacaACTAGAAAAACTTCCACGATACCTAGCggtaaataataataacaatgaAGATACTGATGAAGTTTATAGATATGAGGAAGATTTTGATGACGAATttgatgaggatgatgaggaCGATATTAACAAAAGGTTGAGTGCAAAACTCAATAAGTTGCAAAACACTGCAAAGGAACTTAAAGAGATTGATCACACATCCATCGAGTATCCAAAATTTAGAAAACATTTCTACCAAGTACCCTTTGAGATGAGCACCATGGACAATAGAGAACTTGACATGCTACGATTAGAACTTGATAATGTGCGTGCACGAGGTAAAAATGTGCCACCACCATTTTTGACCTGGGGCCAACTATTAATGCCAGAAAGTGTTATGTCAGTAATCCAGAATGACTTGGGGTTTGCCAAACCATCGCCAATACAATGTCAAGCAATTCCGATTGTACTATCGGGAAGAGATATGATTGGCGTAGCAAAAACCGGTTCTGGTAAGACTTTGTCATATGTCTTACCAATGGTACGCCATATTCAGGACCAACTGTTTCCTAAACCTGGCGAGGGTCCTATTGGATTAGTCTTGAGCCCTACAAGAGAATTGGCGCTTcagattgaaaaagagattTTGAAGTTTAGCTCTACGATGGATCTAAAagtatgttgttgttatggCGGTTCAAATATCGAAAATCAAATTAGTGAGTTGAAGCGAGGTGTGAATGTTATTGTAGCAACTCCCGGTAGATTGATTGATCTTTTAGCGGCCAACGGAGGACGAATAACCACCTTACGACGTACGACTTTTGTCGTCTTGGACGAAGCAGACCGTATGTTTGATATGGGATTCGAAcctcaaattcaaaagatATTTACTCAGATCCGTCCAGATAAGCAAACTGTGTTATTTTCGGCAACATTCCCACGCAAGCTCGAACAGTTGGCAAAGAAAGTGTTACACAATCCAATCGAGATCATTGTTGGTGGAGTAAGTGTTGTTGCTTCTGAGATTTCTCAAGAAATTATATTGTTTGAGGATACGGACCAATTGATGAATCACAAGATACAGAAATTGGAGGATATATTGAGCAGGTTTTTCGACCTCGGAAAGAATACTGGGAAAGTGCTTGTATTTGTTGAGAAACAGACCGATGCGGACAAGTTAGTTTCGGTGTTATTGAAGAAGGCTATTCCGTGTATTGCAATACATGGAGGCAAGGATCAAATAGACCGAAAACATGCAATCCGTGAATTTTCCGATGACCAAAGTGGAATTAACGTCTTGATAGCAACCTCAATTGCAGCGCGTGGGTTGGATGTAAGAAACTTGGATTTGGTTGTAAACTTTGAACCACCCTCGCATTTGGAGGACTATGTGCACAGGGTGGGAAGAACTGGTAGGGCTGGCAAACACGGAGAAGCAATCACATTTGTCGATAATAcacaagagaaagaaatcAGTATTTTAGTCAAAGCATTGAAAATGAGTTCTCGTGCCGTTGATTCAAAGTTGCAAGAGATTGCAGATAAgtttatgaaaaaaatagaatccGGCGAAGAGAAGCGCAGTTCTGGTTTTGGTGGTAAAGGGTTGGAAAAGTTACAGAATGTTAGAGAGACAAATATGCAATTGCAGAAGAAAATGTTTGGAAACtttaaaaaagaggatGGCAAAAAGAGCCACCGTGACCTTTCTGAGCAAGTTGATTACTTTGgctcatcatcgtcatcatcatcttttccttcttcttccaatactactaccactaccaccaccaccagcaccgcCAGTGCAATTGAGATACCCACCTTTGAAATCATTGAAGGAAACTCACCAGAGACATCAGGTCCAGATAAATGTAAATTTTATTGCAGAGTTACTATCAATGACTTGCCACAAAAAGTTAGATGGGGGATTGTTCAAAGAGAATCATTATCCAAGATCATTGAGGCGAGCAAGACATCCATCACAACTAGAGGCCAATTTTATCCACCTCAATCGAAGCAAACTCCTACAAATGACCAACCCAAGTTGTATTTGTTAATTGAAGGTTTGACCAGGAAAGCCGTGGAAGAAGCGGCTGTGTTGATTCGTGACAAAATGCTTCAAGGAGTTGAGGCTATGAGACTTGACAACCACTCCGCTCCTACAGGGAGGTATGTAGTCTAG